The following coding sequences are from one Candidatus Kinetoplastibacterium galatii TCC219 window:
- the pncB gene encoding nicotinate phosphoribosyltransferase, with amino-acid sequence MIITSLLDTDLYKFTMMQVVLHHFPSAQVVYRFKCRSIGVDLASHIEEIEKEISHLCTLRFTDEELNYLERFRFIKSDFIDFLRLFYLPERCVSISNGSNDGEISITVNGPWLHTILFEIFILAIVNEVYFRNKNISLEEGRKRLRSKINLVLKDSDLIDFRIAEYGTRRRFSKLWHDEVVSTMKQCMGKNFIGTSNVMLAKRYDVSPLGTMGHEYLQACQALGPRLRDSQVFAFDTWAKEYRGDLGIVLSDVYGMEAFLRDFDTYFCKLFDGVRHDSGDPFVWGDRLLDHYSKNRVDCRNKTLVFSDSLTFPLAIKLLHHFSGRCRVTFGIGTNLTNDMGNNPLQIVMKMVRCNDQPVAKVSDSSEKIICEDPEYLSYLRKVFNLPLI; translated from the coding sequence ATGATAATAACTTCTTTGCTTGATACAGATTTGTATAAATTTACTATGATGCAAGTTGTATTGCATCATTTTCCTTCTGCGCAGGTTGTTTATCGTTTTAAATGCCGCAGTATTGGAGTAGATTTAGCTTCTCATATTGAAGAAATAGAGAAGGAAATAAGTCACTTGTGTACTTTAAGATTCACCGATGAGGAACTAAATTATCTGGAGAGATTTAGATTCATAAAGAGTGATTTTATAGATTTTTTAAGACTATTCTATTTACCAGAAAGATGTGTCTCTATATCCAACGGTAGTAATGATGGAGAGATAAGTATTACGGTAAATGGCCCTTGGTTGCATACAATATTATTTGAAATATTCATCTTAGCTATAGTGAATGAAGTTTACTTCCGTAATAAAAACATAAGCTTAGAAGAGGGCAGGAAACGTTTAAGATCTAAGATTAATTTAGTACTAAAAGATTCGGATTTAATAGATTTTAGAATTGCTGAATATGGTACTAGACGTAGATTTTCTAAGTTATGGCATGATGAGGTTGTTTCCACGATGAAACAGTGCATGGGCAAAAACTTTATTGGCACGAGTAACGTTATGCTCGCAAAACGTTATGATGTCTCTCCATTAGGAACTATGGGTCATGAGTATTTACAAGCTTGTCAAGCTCTTGGACCTAGGCTTAGAGATTCTCAGGTATTTGCCTTTGATACATGGGCAAAAGAGTATAGAGGGGACCTAGGAATTGTTTTATCAGATGTATATGGAATGGAAGCTTTTTTAAGAGATTTTGATACTTATTTTTGCAAGTTATTTGATGGGGTTCGTCATGATTCAGGTGATCCATTTGTATGGGGAGATCGTTTGCTAGATCACTACTCAAAAAATAGAGTGGATTGCAGAAACAAAACTTTGGTTTTCTCTGATTCTTTAACATTTCCATTAGCTATAAAATTATTACACCATTTCTCTGGTAGATGCAGAGTTACTTTTGGAATAGGCACTAATCTAACTAACGATATGGGTAATAACCCTTTACAAATAGTAATGAAAATGGTTCGTTGCAATGATCAGCCAGTGGCTAAAGTTTCAGACTCTTCTGAGAAAATAATATGTGAAGATCCTGAATATTTATCTTATCTAAGGAAAGTTTTTAATTTACCATTAATTTAG
- the fdxA gene encoding ferredoxin FdxA, with product MTHVVTENCINCKYTDCVDVCPVDCFREGENFLVIDPDECIDCAVCVSECPANAILYEEDLPEEQKIFILINSELSKKFNNISRSKEAYYDADKWNGIPNKLKFLKK from the coding sequence ATGACGCATGTTGTTACTGAGAACTGCATAAACTGTAAATATACAGACTGCGTGGATGTCTGCCCTGTTGATTGTTTTCGAGAAGGAGAAAATTTCTTAGTAATAGATCCTGATGAGTGTATTGATTGTGCTGTATGTGTTTCTGAATGTCCGGCTAATGCCATTTTATATGAAGAAGATTTGCCAGAAGAACAAAAGATATTCATATTAATAAATAGTGAGTTATCAAAAAAATTTAATAACATATCAAGATCCAAAGAAGCATACTACGATGCTGATAAATGGAATGGAATACCAAATAAACTCAAATTTTTAAAAAAATAG
- a CDS encoding ferredoxin--NADP reductase yields the protein MIVNLLNNNHSYSIQKIKNINEWVNKKLFSITITKDENFVFKAGQFTRIGFNIENDSKDKNILWRAYSMVSSPDEDELEFYYVIVPNGQFSKILSKLEIGQEVFVRKQSFGFLTIDQFQGNNDNLWLMATGTGISAYISIIKDKKTWSHFRKIILVHSVRKVEELTYQTIINKIKTEQYDIGNTLTYVPIITKENTQYLHDRLPIITRNGILEKTAKETLDCKCSSVMLCGNPEMLSDMREILIERGFTTKTSDNVKNLVMENYW from the coding sequence ATGATAGTAAATTTGTTAAATAATAATCATAGTTACTCTATCCAAAAGATAAAAAATATAAATGAATGGGTTAATAAAAAATTATTTTCTATAACGATAACCAAAGATGAAAATTTTGTCTTCAAAGCAGGGCAATTTACACGCATTGGATTTAATATTGAAAATGATAGCAAAGATAAGAACATACTATGGAGAGCATATTCAATGGTTAGCTCTCCAGATGAGGATGAACTGGAATTTTATTATGTCATTGTGCCGAATGGGCAATTTAGCAAGATTTTATCAAAATTAGAAATTGGTCAGGAGGTATTTGTCAGAAAGCAATCTTTTGGTTTCTTAACAATAGACCAGTTTCAAGGAAATAATGACAACTTATGGCTAATGGCAACTGGTACCGGAATATCTGCTTACATATCCATAATAAAAGATAAAAAAACCTGGAGTCATTTTAGAAAAATTATACTTGTACACAGCGTTAGAAAAGTAGAGGAATTAACCTATCAGACAATAATAAACAAAATAAAGACAGAACAGTATGATATTGGAAATACATTAACTTATGTGCCAATAATAACAAAAGAAAACACACAATACCTACACGACCGTTTACCTATAATCACGAGAAATGGGATTTTAGAAAAGACAGCCAAAGAAACATTGGATTGCAAGTGTTCTAGTGTTATGCTTTGTGGAAATCCAGAAATGTTATCAGATATGCGTGAAATATTAATTGAGAGAGGATTCACAACAAAAACTTCTGATAATGTTAAAAATCTGGTAATGGAAAATTATTGGTAA
- a CDS encoding RnfABCDGE type electron transport complex subunit B → MSTKELIRIIDDSLPQTQCRKCGYEDCISYASAIVIENANISLCDPGGKSVTEEIAYKLKLEKIDQPNIEDHKKQLMVAYIEEDECIGCTLCVRACPVSAIIGSNKLMHSIVQDWCTGCELCLPVCPVDCIKMKSSDKIWGKKDAKIARKHYEDTKNRMNKNSINKHSLMNDNSGNEYQDKDIDCHEEDKKKLLIERILNKARNIRTS, encoded by the coding sequence ATGTCAACTAAGGAATTAATTAGAATAATAGATGATTCTTTACCACAAACTCAATGCAGAAAATGTGGTTATGAGGATTGTATATCTTATGCTAGTGCAATAGTTATTGAAAATGCTAATATAAGTCTGTGTGATCCAGGTGGGAAATCTGTTACAGAAGAGATTGCTTACAAGTTAAAATTAGAAAAAATTGATCAACCGAATATTGAGGACCATAAAAAACAATTAATGGTTGCTTATATAGAAGAAGATGAATGTATAGGATGCACATTGTGCGTAAGAGCATGCCCTGTAAGCGCCATAATTGGATCCAATAAATTAATGCATTCTATAGTACAAGATTGGTGTACTGGGTGTGAGTTATGTTTACCAGTTTGCCCAGTTGATTGTATAAAGATGAAATCTTCAGATAAGATATGGGGGAAAAAAGACGCAAAAATAGCACGTAAACACTATGAAGACACGAAAAATAGAATGAACAAGAACTCAATCAATAAACATAGCCTGATGAATGATAATTCTGGGAATGAATATCAAGACAAAGATATTGATTGTCATGAGGAAGATAAAAAGAAATTATTAATTGAAAGAATATTGAATAAAGCAAGAAATATAAGAACTAGCTAA
- the nth gene encoding endonuclease III: protein MNINNACEKIFDRLERINPAPKTGLIYYTDFQLLIAVMLSAQSTDKSVNSATKILFSDYGTPELMLSIGILKMENLIKKVGLYHTKARNILKTCDLIVNEFGGKVPNTREELESLPGVGRKTSNVVLNIAFNQPTIAVDTHVFRVSNRTGIAKGKNPLDVEKELVKNVPEKYLHNAHHLLILFGRYICIKRKPKCNQCIIKDLCEYYNNI from the coding sequence ATGAACATTAATAATGCATGCGAGAAAATTTTTGACCGATTAGAAAGAATTAATCCTGCACCAAAGACTGGACTTATATACTACACAGACTTTCAACTATTGATAGCTGTTATGTTGTCTGCCCAATCCACTGATAAATCTGTTAATTCCGCTACAAAAATATTATTTTCTGATTATGGAACTCCAGAATTAATGTTAAGTATTGGAATATTGAAAATGGAAAATCTCATAAAAAAGGTAGGATTGTATCATACGAAAGCTCGTAATATTTTAAAAACTTGTGATTTAATAGTTAATGAATTCGGAGGCAAAGTACCAAATACCAGAGAGGAGTTAGAATCTTTGCCAGGAGTTGGAAGAAAAACATCTAATGTTGTTCTAAATATTGCATTTAATCAGCCGACTATAGCTGTTGATACACATGTTTTTAGAGTATCAAATAGAACCGGCATAGCAAAAGGCAAAAATCCTCTTGATGTTGAAAAAGAACTTGTTAAGAATGTGCCAGAAAAATACTTACACAATGCCCATCATTTACTGATTTTATTCGGGAGATATATATGTATAAAACGTAAACCTAAATGCAATCAATGCATCATAAAAGATTTGTGTGAATATTATAATAATATTTAA
- a CDS encoding inner membrane-spanning protein YciB: MKRIISDLLPIALFFSAYMYTNNIYIATKVIVLSCIFQLAYTKFFQFKIKKINVISNVIIILLGSTTIFLESDIFIKSKPTIVYWMMGLTILFLQDNFKKDIIRSSLENKIKLSQKIWNYINKFWICFFITMGFINILIAFSDLFSEKEWVIFKTIGFPIVFTIFFVIQFMFFKKHIK; the protein is encoded by the coding sequence ATGAAAAGAATTATATCCGATCTATTGCCAATAGCTCTATTTTTCTCTGCTTATATGTATACAAATAATATATATATAGCCACAAAGGTAATTGTATTATCATGCATATTTCAATTAGCTTATACAAAATTTTTTCAATTTAAAATTAAAAAAATAAATGTAATTAGCAATGTCATAATTATACTACTCGGTAGTACTACTATTTTTCTTGAGAGCGACATATTTATAAAATCTAAACCAACAATAGTTTACTGGATGATGGGACTTACAATACTTTTTTTACAGGATAATTTTAAAAAAGATATCATACGTTCTTCATTAGAAAATAAAATCAAGCTCTCACAAAAAATATGGAATTATATAAATAAATTCTGGATATGTTTTTTCATAACAATGGGTTTCATAAACATACTAATAGCATTTTCTGATCTTTTTAGTGAAAAAGAATGGGTAATATTCAAGACCATAGGATTCCCGATAGTATTTACAATATTTTTTGTAATACAATTCATGTTTTTTAAGAAACATATAAAATAA
- a CDS encoding BolA family protein, with product MTINNIQSDTITEIIESRLACLEPTYLSIRDDSSMHENHNNNSAGHYYITIMSDKFINLSTIEQHRLVYKCLRDLIPFPIHALAINTKP from the coding sequence ATGACAATTAATAATATTCAATCAGATACAATTACAGAGATCATAGAAAGTAGATTAGCCTGTCTAGAACCAACATATCTTAGTATAAGAGATGATTCTAGCATGCACGAAAATCACAATAATAATTCAGCTGGACATTACTATATAACAATAATGTCAGATAAATTTATAAATCTGTCTACTATAGAACAACATAGGCTTGTATATAAATGCTTAAGAGACTTAATTCCATTCCCGATTCATGCTCTTGCTATAAATACTAAACCGTAA
- a CDS encoding peptidylprolyl isomerase, translating into MKKLIIMLFILLTTPAFSKNIATVDGIPITKNSMEQFVELLVAQGAQESDQLREQVKQELINRQVLLREAEKSGISERTDVKTEIDLAKNSIIVRTFLTEYIKKHPISETSIKNEYNRLKKEQSTKREFKLSHILVDTEKQANELLNIIKMDASQFKKLAKENSKDTASAVNGGDLGWGSLDNYVKPFSDSIKDLNIGEIVQKPIKTQFGWHIIQLDDIRSVQFPELDQIKSQIEDILKQKLVSEYQSDLRSKSKINM; encoded by the coding sequence ATGAAAAAGCTAATAATAATGTTATTTATATTATTAACAACACCAGCATTCTCTAAAAATATAGCAACAGTTGATGGAATACCAATTACTAAAAATAGCATGGAACAATTTGTAGAACTACTTGTTGCTCAAGGAGCTCAAGAATCTGATCAGCTTAGAGAACAAGTAAAACAAGAATTGATAAATAGACAAGTACTACTAAGAGAAGCAGAAAAATCTGGTATTTCTGAAAGAACGGATGTAAAAACTGAAATAGATTTGGCTAAAAATAGCATTATAGTTAGAACTTTTTTAACTGAATATATAAAAAAACATCCTATATCAGAAACAAGCATAAAAAATGAATATAACAGATTAAAAAAAGAGCAATCCACAAAGAGGGAATTTAAATTAAGTCACATACTAGTTGATACAGAAAAACAAGCTAATGAATTGCTTAATATTATCAAGATGGATGCTAGTCAATTTAAAAAATTAGCTAAAGAAAATTCTAAAGATACAGCAAGTGCAGTAAATGGCGGAGATCTTGGATGGGGATCACTGGATAACTACGTTAAACCTTTCTCAGATTCAATCAAAGATCTTAATATAGGAGAAATTGTACAAAAACCGATAAAAACTCAATTTGGATGGCACATAATACAACTTGATGATATAAGATCTGTACAATTTCCTGAGCTAGATCAGATTAAATCACAAATAGAAGATATTTTGAAACAAAAACTTGTATCCGAATATCAAAGTGATTTGCGAAGTAAGTCGAAGATTAATATGTAA
- the ligA gene encoding NAD-dependent DNA ligase LigA yields the protein MFKDIDFIKDKIEDLRRTIEEHNIHYYCYDSPIISDLEYDRLMSELSNLESMYPNLITEYSPTQRVGSSPLMSFNKVKHSVPMLSLSNAFTSEDVNLFNKKVISSLCKKIDIKDDIEYFCDLKLDGLAVNLRYENGVLVHGSTRGDGYIGEDVTSNVRAIKSIPLRLIGDVPKILDVRGEVLMYNKDFDDLNNKNIKKGERVFVNPRNAAAGSLRNLDSKISSMRKLRFFAYGWGNINDNNEINEISKFEHKTHESVLNWFVLLGLPVNKKYHKVVSGISGILSYYDSIVNNRNSLPYGIDGVVYKVNSLDKQKILGYSSRAPRFALAHKFLAEEAITQIVGIDVQVGRTGAITPVARLKPVFVGGVTVSNATLHNENEIKRKDIRIGDFVIIRRAGDVIPEVVSTVIDLRPNNTIQFIMADRCPVCNSSIKRIDNEIVYRCTGGLYCPAQLKQSLKHALSRKALNIVGFGEKLIEKLVDNGYLRSLVDIFRLTISDLMNIDLVAEKSATNLLKSINSARKPSLSSFLFAMGIRHVGETTAADIAKKFKTIDNIIIASFDELLSVNDIGYRTANSIKLFFSEKHNLDVIYSLRSIDVYPISEEYEKVSEKLKGKSFAVTGKFQDYSREEIIKYIESNGGKVTSNISKKNDYLITGENSGKKLNFAENNGIQIIDQQEFIKLVDL from the coding sequence ATGTTTAAAGATATTGATTTTATAAAAGATAAAATAGAAGATTTGCGTAGGACTATAGAAGAACATAATATACATTATTATTGTTATGACAGTCCTATTATAAGTGATTTAGAATATGATCGTTTAATGTCTGAATTATCAAATCTAGAGTCCATGTATCCGAATTTAATTACTGAATACTCTCCCACGCAAAGGGTTGGCTCTAGTCCTCTTATGTCTTTTAATAAAGTTAAACATTCAGTTCCCATGTTATCCCTTTCTAATGCATTTACATCAGAAGATGTTAATTTATTTAACAAAAAAGTTATTTCTTCACTATGTAAGAAAATTGATATCAAAGATGATATTGAGTATTTTTGTGATCTAAAACTAGATGGTCTTGCTGTAAATCTTAGATATGAGAATGGTGTTTTAGTTCATGGATCTACACGCGGTGATGGCTATATTGGTGAGGATGTTACTTCTAATGTGCGCGCAATAAAATCTATACCGTTAAGATTAATTGGAGATGTACCTAAAATATTGGATGTAAGGGGAGAGGTCCTCATGTACAATAAGGATTTCGATGATCTTAACAATAAAAATATAAAAAAAGGAGAAAGAGTTTTTGTAAATCCTCGTAATGCTGCAGCTGGAAGTCTAAGAAATCTTGATTCCAAGATAAGTTCTATGCGCAAGTTAAGATTTTTTGCTTATGGTTGGGGTAATATTAATGATAATAATGAGATCAATGAAATATCTAAATTTGAACATAAGACTCATGAATCAGTGCTTAATTGGTTTGTTTTATTAGGATTGCCGGTTAATAAAAAATATCATAAGGTTGTATCAGGAATTAGTGGAATATTGAGTTACTATGATTCAATAGTTAATAATCGTAATTCTTTACCTTATGGTATAGATGGTGTGGTCTACAAAGTCAATTCTTTAGATAAGCAGAAAATCCTTGGATATTCTTCAAGAGCTCCAAGATTTGCTCTAGCTCATAAGTTTTTAGCAGAAGAGGCAATAACACAGATTGTCGGCATAGATGTTCAGGTTGGTAGAACAGGAGCTATAACTCCGGTAGCTCGTTTAAAGCCTGTTTTTGTTGGTGGTGTTACTGTTTCTAATGCAACACTACATAATGAGAACGAAATAAAACGTAAAGATATACGTATAGGAGATTTTGTCATAATCAGAAGAGCTGGTGATGTAATTCCAGAGGTTGTTTCTACGGTTATAGACTTGAGACCTAATAATACGATACAGTTCATAATGGCAGATCGTTGTCCAGTTTGCAATTCTTCCATTAAAAGAATTGATAATGAGATTGTATATCGCTGCACAGGCGGTTTATATTGTCCCGCGCAATTAAAACAAAGTTTAAAGCATGCTTTAAGCCGTAAAGCTCTAAATATTGTTGGTTTTGGAGAGAAGTTGATTGAAAAGTTAGTTGATAATGGATATTTAAGGTCTTTGGTTGATATTTTTAGATTAACCATTTCTGATCTAATGAATATCGATTTAGTGGCAGAAAAATCTGCTACTAATCTATTAAAGTCTATAAATAGTGCACGTAAACCAAGTCTTAGTAGCTTTTTATTTGCAATGGGGATAAGGCATGTGGGAGAAACTACTGCTGCTGATATAGCTAAAAAATTCAAGACAATTGATAATATAATTATTGCTAGTTTTGATGAGTTGCTATCAGTTAATGACATAGGATATAGGACAGCTAACTCCATAAAACTATTTTTTTCCGAAAAACATAATCTTGATGTTATATATTCTCTGAGATCTATAGATGTATATCCTATATCTGAAGAATATGAGAAAGTTAGTGAAAAATTAAAAGGAAAATCTTTTGCGGTAACAGGCAAGTTCCAAGATTATTCTAGGGAAGAAATTATAAAATATATAGAAAGTAATGGTGGAAAAGTAACAAGCAATATATCTAAGAAAAATGATTATTTAATAACAGGGGAAAATTCTGGAAAGAAATTGAACTTTGCAGAAAATAATGGAATACAAATAATAGATCAACAGGAATTTATAAAACTTGTTGATCTATAG
- the lplT gene encoding lysophospholipid transporter LplT, producing the protein MKNEFYIIMAAQSLSSLADNALFIAAIAMIIDNSGPVWAIPFMKWFFALAYVVLAPFAGILSDRFPKGQVMLVANSIKFLGCFIMLFCNFWSHVNFSECFIVITSYGLVGVGAAIYSPAKYGIVTEILEPNLLVKGNSWIEGLTVLSIIMGTCLGSYLLSPKISYCLLQNQFISGFAKTKSEAAIAVILIIYLLSSIFNILIKKTNIQYPESSISFNNLTINFYKNVFTLWNDKIGKISLSVTTVFWGVSTSLQIIVLDWSQKHLRYSLDQTYILIGIVAIGTIIGAILVAKIVTLQKALNVLPIGILIGVMMLFMPLINELLHAYILLLIIGTLAGFFVVPLNAILQYRGRILLSAGNSIAVQNFNEQLNVLLMVSIYTLLVWAQVKIDYIIVAYGLFVIVSMSLFTYWNHRNIP; encoded by the coding sequence TTGAAAAATGAATTCTATATTATAATGGCTGCCCAATCGTTATCATCACTCGCAGATAATGCATTATTTATTGCTGCTATAGCAATGATTATAGATAATTCTGGACCAGTTTGGGCAATTCCGTTTATGAAATGGTTTTTTGCTCTTGCATACGTTGTACTTGCGCCATTTGCTGGAATACTTTCAGATAGATTTCCAAAAGGTCAAGTAATGTTGGTCGCTAACTCTATTAAATTCTTAGGCTGTTTTATAATGCTTTTTTGCAACTTCTGGAGCCATGTAAACTTTAGCGAGTGTTTTATAGTTATTACTTCATATGGTTTAGTTGGAGTTGGTGCCGCTATCTATTCGCCCGCAAAATATGGTATTGTCACTGAAATATTAGAACCAAATTTACTAGTAAAAGGCAATAGTTGGATAGAAGGCCTAACAGTTCTATCAATAATAATGGGGACATGTCTAGGAAGTTATCTTTTATCACCTAAAATATCCTATTGTTTGTTACAAAATCAATTTATATCAGGATTTGCTAAAACTAAATCAGAAGCGGCTATTGCAGTTATACTCATAATATATTTACTATCTTCAATATTTAATATTCTAATAAAGAAAACCAATATCCAATATCCAGAATCAAGTATCAGTTTTAATAATCTAACCATCAATTTCTATAAAAATGTGTTTACTTTATGGAATGACAAAATAGGTAAAATATCACTTTCTGTAACCACAGTATTCTGGGGAGTAAGTACAAGCTTACAAATAATAGTCCTTGACTGGAGTCAAAAACACCTAAGATATTCCTTGGATCAAACTTATATTTTAATAGGAATAGTAGCTATAGGTACTATTATAGGGGCAATATTAGTAGCTAAGATTGTAACATTACAAAAAGCCCTAAATGTTCTACCAATAGGTATATTGATTGGAGTTATGATGTTATTCATGCCTTTAATAAATGAACTTTTACATGCATATATATTACTCTTAATCATAGGGACATTAGCTGGTTTTTTTGTTGTTCCACTAAATGCAATATTACAGTACAGAGGTCGTATACTTTTATCAGCTGGCAACTCTATTGCCGTACAAAATTTCAATGAACAATTAAATGTATTATTAATGGTAAGCATTTATACACTACTTGTATGGGCACAAGTAAAAATAGACTATATCATAGTTGCATACGGTCTATTCGTTATTGTATCTATGTCTTTATTTACATATTGGAACCATAGGAATATTCCCTAA
- a CDS encoding uracil-DNA glycosylase, which translates to MSLNKFQCLTLKEIGVDFSIYSKFINKKINVSDQKVSLSEDKVVDRTRVLFSNELVNNDINTKKDSQNELNSSIKHLSDISTLKKEIANCKKCFLCNHRKNVVFGKGVLTNVACMIIGEAPGEYEDIEGKPFVGKSGKLLDLMLDSISISRTSNAFISNIVKCRPPGNRNPRFEEISSCRPYLIEQIDLINPKTILALGKFAANALLCKDESIRNMRGKIHSFNTRKSNIPVVVSYHPAYLLRRPEEKPLSWNDLCLISSLLEK; encoded by the coding sequence ATGTCTTTAAATAAATTTCAATGTTTGACTTTAAAAGAGATAGGTGTAGATTTTTCTATCTACTCTAAATTTATCAATAAAAAAATAAATGTCAGTGATCAAAAAGTATCTCTTTCAGAAGATAAAGTTGTAGATAGAACTAGAGTTTTATTTAGTAATGAATTGGTTAATAATGATATTAATACTAAAAAAGATTCACAAAATGAATTAAATTCATCTATTAAACATTTGTCTGATATTTCTACATTAAAAAAAGAAATCGCAAACTGTAAAAAGTGTTTTTTATGTAATCATAGAAAAAATGTTGTATTTGGAAAAGGTGTTTTAACTAATGTCGCTTGTATGATAATAGGTGAAGCTCCTGGTGAATATGAGGATATAGAAGGTAAGCCTTTTGTTGGAAAATCAGGAAAACTTCTAGATTTAATGCTTGATTCTATTTCTATAAGTAGAACCTCCAATGCATTTATTTCGAATATTGTAAAGTGTCGTCCTCCTGGAAATCGTAATCCAAGATTTGAAGAAATATCTTCTTGTCGTCCTTATTTGATTGAACAAATAGATTTAATAAATCCTAAAACAATTTTAGCTTTAGGGAAGTTTGCCGCTAATGCACTTCTATGTAAGGATGAAAGCATAAGAAATATGCGGGGTAAGATTCATAGTTTCAACACTAGAAAATCTAATATACCAGTTGTTGTTAGTTATCATCCTGCTTACCTCTTAAGGAGGCCTGAGGAAAAACCACTATCTTGGAATGATCTTTGTTTAATATCTTCTTTACTTGAAAAATAA
- a CDS encoding bifunctional tRNA (adenosine(37)-N6)-threonylcarbamoyltransferase complex dimerization subunit type 1 TsaB/ribosomal protein alanine acetyltransferase RimI: MDKKNINLLAFETSSFYSGVALLIFSRTGSVLAYSCFEYEDSKLYSELLMIKSGVLLSKHHLHPHDLDVVAFGSGPGKFTGLRISCSQAKGIGLSLNIPVIPIVSSYALANSLNYNIKNNRIVVVATDARMGELYVSVYLLKYNYSCNDNCIVLQSPILIPTTSLIDWIKYNSIKWEVNINSETDYLLAGDAWKEYSSLEVPNGWINSETYYPSVENVAYLAKNDFLNNKTLSPDVVSPLYVRNKIAFTSLERSKGMGGNPKVGVFDYLEPSDMIMSDIEEVSKLEQKIQTSPWTPGNFKDSLEFGYKSYIIKNNGIILGYCIFMLAPDAVHVLRIGVDNDFRCKGLGSKLLKLCFEICNDHSIGIILLEVDESNAIAIDFYKKHGFYKIGNRKGYYLSKDGKISSAVVMQKNI; this comes from the coding sequence ATGGATAAAAAAAATATCAATTTATTGGCTTTCGAAACATCATCATTCTACTCTGGCGTGGCTTTATTAATATTCAGTCGTACAGGTTCTGTTCTGGCTTATTCTTGTTTTGAATATGAAGACTCGAAATTGTATTCTGAGTTACTTATGATTAAATCAGGTGTTTTATTATCTAAACATCATCTTCATCCACATGACTTAGATGTTGTTGCATTTGGATCAGGTCCTGGTAAGTTTACTGGTTTAAGAATATCATGCAGTCAAGCTAAAGGTATAGGGCTATCTTTGAATATACCAGTAATACCAATTGTATCTTCATATGCCTTGGCTAATAGTTTAAATTATAATATTAAAAATAATAGAATAGTTGTAGTTGCTACAGATGCCCGTATGGGAGAACTATATGTTTCGGTGTATTTGCTTAAATATAATTATTCATGTAATGATAATTGTATAGTATTGCAATCACCAATATTAATACCAACAACTAGTTTAATAGATTGGATAAAATATAACTCTATTAAATGGGAAGTTAATATTAATTCAGAAACTGACTATTTATTAGCTGGAGATGCCTGGAAAGAATATTCTTCTTTAGAAGTTCCTAATGGATGGATAAATTCTGAAACATATTACCCAAGCGTGGAAAATGTTGCATATTTAGCTAAAAATGATTTTTTAAATAATAAAACTTTATCACCAGATGTTGTTAGCCCTTTATATGTTAGAAACAAAATAGCATTCACCTCATTAGAAAGATCAAAAGGAATGGGTGGTAATCCAAAGGTAGGAGTTTTTGATTATTTGGAGCCTTCGGACATGATAATGAGTGATATTGAGGAAGTATCCAAATTAGAACAGAAAATTCAGACATCTCCTTGGACACCTGGTAATTTTAAAGATTCATTGGAGTTTGGTTATAAGTCTTATATTATTAAGAATAATGGTATTATATTAGGTTATTGTATATTCATGTTAGCCCCGGATGCGGTTCATGTACTAAGAATTGGAGTGGATAATGATTTTCGTTGTAAGGGATTAGGATCAAAATTATTAAAATTGTGTTTTGAAATCTGTAATGATCATTCGATAGGAATTATTTTATTAGAGGTAGATGAATCCAATGCAATAGCAATTGATTTTTATAAGAAACATGGTTTCTATAAAATAGGAAATCGCAAGGGGTATTATTTATCAAAAGATGGTAAAATTAGCAGTGCTGTAGTAATGCAGAAAAATATCTGA